A genomic window from Synechococcus sp. WH 8016 includes:
- a CDS encoding DUF177 domain-containing protein, with product MIPGLEPVPLRELQALGSVRDWEFEGQLDELPSLTPVRGNLQAEHRVNILEVSGSAQTIVCLCCDRCLKQFNRKLSTQVNELIWLGDPEAAEAMAEQGLDASSVDGLVESLDPRGSFEPERWVFEQLSLQIPAVNFCGDDCSGMPQAANQEPPASLSAAADPRWQALLNLRADVGEESEVSRD from the coding sequence ATGATTCCTGGGCTCGAGCCCGTTCCCCTTCGCGAGCTGCAAGCTCTTGGGTCTGTTCGTGATTGGGAATTCGAGGGCCAACTGGATGAGCTTCCCTCCCTAACCCCCGTTCGCGGCAATCTCCAGGCCGAGCACCGCGTCAATATTCTCGAGGTTTCCGGCTCAGCTCAGACCATCGTTTGCCTTTGCTGCGATCGCTGTCTGAAGCAGTTCAACCGCAAGTTGTCCACGCAGGTGAATGAGCTGATCTGGCTTGGCGATCCTGAAGCTGCAGAGGCGATGGCTGAGCAGGGCCTCGATGCGTCTTCAGTGGATGGACTTGTGGAAAGTCTTGATCCAAGGGGCAGCTTTGAACCAGAGCGATGGGTGTTCGAGCAATTGAGTCTTCAAATTCCAGCCGTCAATTTTTGCGGTGATGACTGTTCAGGCATGCCTCAAGCGGCCAACCAAGAGCCCCCTGCTTCGCTGTCGGCCGCGGCCGATCCGCGTTGGCAGGCACTGTTGAACCTGCGCGCTGATGTCGGCGAGGAGTCGGAGGTATCCCGTGACTGA
- the yidC gene encoding membrane protein insertase YidC: MIGYISDNLLLPILDFFYGLVPSYGLAIVALTVVIRLALFPLSAGSIRSARRMRIAQPVMQKRQAEIKARYASDPQKQQAELGKLMKEFGSPLAGCLPLLVQMPILFALFATLRGSPFADVPYTLNLKVLPADQIAAVEPKPFTSASHSIFITETNHVPIIASLPGGTKIGAGDSATIQLETRSGESFRDVISGVDNGQRFLPNWTVTKGEGVVSVSETGTITALTTGDATVEGKITGLAARSGFLFIKALGQVGFYTEGAINWDIAILIGAFGLSLFASQLLSGMGMPANPQQSTANKITPVMITGMFLFFPLPAGVLLYMVIANIFQALQTFLLTREALPDNLQSILDDQRLKNSQPAAASAGGGSSSGRMPFEPKGGNK, encoded by the coding sequence GTGATCGGGTACATCTCCGACAATCTGTTGCTGCCAATCCTGGATTTTTTCTACGGATTGGTTCCAAGCTATGGCTTGGCGATCGTGGCCCTCACGGTGGTGATTCGCCTGGCTTTGTTTCCTCTCAGCGCAGGCTCGATTCGTAGCGCCCGGCGCATGCGCATCGCCCAGCCTGTGATGCAGAAGCGTCAGGCTGAGATCAAGGCCCGCTACGCAAGCGATCCCCAAAAGCAACAAGCCGAACTCGGAAAGTTGATGAAGGAGTTCGGCAGTCCTCTGGCGGGCTGCTTGCCACTGCTCGTTCAGATGCCCATTTTGTTTGCGCTGTTTGCGACGTTGCGGGGATCACCCTTCGCGGATGTGCCATACACCCTCAATCTCAAGGTGCTTCCCGCTGATCAGATTGCCGCTGTTGAGCCCAAGCCTTTCACCAGCGCCAGCCATTCGATCTTCATTACGGAAACGAATCACGTCCCCATCATCGCGAGCCTTCCCGGCGGCACCAAGATCGGGGCTGGAGACTCCGCCACGATTCAGCTCGAGACGCGCAGTGGAGAGAGTTTCCGCGATGTGATTTCGGGTGTTGATAACGGCCAAAGATTCCTTCCCAATTGGACGGTCACCAAGGGAGAGGGCGTTGTCAGCGTGAGTGAGACGGGAACGATTACGGCTCTCACGACCGGCGATGCAACGGTTGAAGGAAAAATCACAGGTTTGGCCGCCCGCAGCGGCTTCTTGTTCATCAAGGCCCTCGGTCAGGTTGGTTTTTACACCGAGGGGGCGATCAATTGGGACATCGCCATCCTGATTGGTGCCTTCGGTCTCAGCCTGTTCGCGTCACAGCTTCTCTCTGGCATGGGGATGCCCGCCAACCCCCAGCAGTCCACGGCTAACAAGATCACTCCAGTGATGATCACGGGGATGTTCCTGTTCTTCCCACTCCCTGCTGGTGTTTTGCTCTACATGGTGATCGCCAATATTTTCCAAGCCCTGCAAACGTTCCTGCTCACGCGTGAGGCTCTGCCTGACAACCTTCAGTCGATCCTTGATGATCAAAGGCTGAAGAATTCCCAGCCTGCAGCGGCCTCTGCGGGTGGTGGATCCAGCTCTGGTCGGATGCCCTTCGAGCCCAAAGGCGGAAACAAATGA
- a CDS encoding PH domain-containing protein has translation MPTSIQEETFYEGGPARGDLIFNLLLGLTLIGLPFAVGAIVRAVWLRFNITTRRISVTGGWMGRDRSQVVFSQVREVRSVSRGFGAWGDMVLVLTDGSRLELRSVPRFRELEAFIEERIRARRENASAKEEDNKGFAA, from the coding sequence ATGCCAACGTCCATCCAAGAAGAGACCTTCTACGAAGGGGGTCCAGCTCGCGGCGACTTGATTTTTAATCTGTTGCTTGGGCTGACACTGATCGGTCTGCCCTTTGCGGTTGGAGCGATTGTTCGCGCGGTTTGGTTGCGTTTCAACATCACCACCCGTCGAATTTCGGTCACTGGCGGCTGGATGGGACGGGATCGCAGTCAGGTGGTCTTCAGTCAGGTGCGTGAAGTCCGCAGCGTGTCCCGCGGCTTTGGCGCCTGGGGAGACATGGTTCTTGTCTTGACAGATGGATCACGTCTGGAGCTGCGCTCCGTCCCACGGTTCCGGGAGCTCGAGGCTTTCATCGAAGAGCGCATCCGTGCCCGACGTGAAAATGCGAGTGCGAAAGAGGAAGACAACAAGGGCTTCGCGGCCTGA
- the rnpA gene encoding ribonuclease P protein component: MVLPTSMRLRGHRCFDHLHRRGQRFHGTLMTLRKASAMPRLLRRNCRPVEEKGATAVCRCAVVVSSKVSKRAVVRNRLRRLLHDHLREHFEQSFKHANTWVLISLKPGAEAKDAPVLEECDRLLQQAGY; encoded by the coding sequence ATGGTGCTTCCGACGTCCATGCGATTGCGCGGTCACCGCTGTTTCGATCATCTGCATCGCAGGGGTCAGCGCTTCCACGGCACGTTGATGACCCTGCGTAAAGCCTCAGCGATGCCGAGACTTCTACGTAGGAATTGTCGCCCTGTCGAGGAGAAGGGAGCAACGGCGGTGTGTCGATGCGCTGTGGTCGTCAGTAGCAAGGTCAGCAAACGGGCCGTCGTCCGCAATCGGCTCAGACGCCTGCTGCATGACCACTTGCGTGAACATTTTGAGCAGTCGTTTAAGCACGCCAACACCTGGGTTTTGATCAGTCTTAAACCCGGCGCAGAGGCCAAAGATGCCCCTGTCCTGGAAGAATGCGACAGATTGCTCCAACAAGCGGGGTATTAG
- the rpmH gene encoding 50S ribosomal protein L34 gives MTKRTFGGTSRKRKRVSGFRVRMRSHTGRRVIRTRRKRGRSRLAA, from the coding sequence ATGACCAAACGAACTTTTGGTGGCACCAGCCGTAAGCGGAAACGCGTTTCCGGTTTCCGTGTTCGCATGCGCTCTCACACTGGCCGTCGCGTGATTCGGACCCGTCGCAAGCGTGGACGTTCACGCTTGGCTGCTTGA
- a CDS encoding DUF2808 domain-containing protein: MDFLPTTQTRRLAVIAGVIGCGVVASASVVEMLQPVAVQAQNTPSLMEFRWESDNNYRKLYYVQTSTRTRERSDYYLMLRPKDRKTAILKLTITIPDYFNAKIRPNKLKLCKMKKGGMLSRSRCEETIPAVFEVSENQTAIEVFPETPIPTEDTYAVSMTIFNPNKAGMFQLNALAQAPGDVPVAGYLGSWNFSID, encoded by the coding sequence ATGGACTTTCTGCCCACGACCCAGACCCGCCGCCTCGCTGTGATTGCGGGGGTGATCGGTTGCGGAGTTGTTGCTTCCGCTTCTGTGGTCGAGATGCTCCAACCCGTTGCTGTTCAAGCTCAGAACACTCCTTCTTTGATGGAGTTTCGCTGGGAAAGCGATAACAACTATCGCAAGTTGTACTACGTCCAAACCAGCACCCGCACGCGCGAGCGCTCGGATTACTACCTGATGCTTCGGCCGAAAGATCGCAAAACCGCGATCCTGAAGCTCACCATCACGATTCCTGATTACTTCAACGCAAAGATCCGCCCCAACAAGTTGAAGCTCTGCAAGATGAAGAAGGGCGGCATGCTCAGCAGAAGCCGTTGCGAAGAGACCATTCCAGCCGTTTTCGAGGTCAGTGAGAACCAAACTGCCATTGAGGTTTTCCCCGAAACTCCCATCCCAACCGAAGACACCTACGCCGTGTCCATGACGATCTTTAATCCCAATAAAGCTGGAATGTTTCAGCTCAATGCTCTGGCCCAGGCGCCTGGGGATGTCCCCGTGGCCGGCTATTTGGGGAGCTGGAACTTCAGTATCGACTAA
- the aroH gene encoding chorismate mutase, producing MTLGSGLALRGLRGATTCSANTVVAIEQAVSELMDALVEHNALKPECIVSITFSVTTDLDACFPAAIARRREGWDGVALIDCQQMAVEGDLARCIRLLAHTWMPEDQELRHAYLGEASRLRPDRSSHN from the coding sequence ATGACCTTGGGGAGCGGCTTGGCATTGCGCGGTCTGCGAGGTGCGACCACCTGCAGTGCCAACACAGTTGTTGCGATCGAGCAGGCGGTCTCTGAGCTGATGGATGCCCTGGTCGAACACAACGCTCTGAAGCCGGAATGCATCGTTTCGATCACCTTTTCGGTGACAACCGATCTGGATGCCTGTTTCCCAGCGGCCATCGCACGCCGCCGTGAAGGTTGGGATGGGGTGGCACTGATTGACTGTCAACAGATGGCTGTTGAGGGGGACCTGGCCAGGTGCATTCGTCTTTTGGCCCACACCTGGATGCCAGAAGATCAGGAGCTTCGCCACGCCTACCTAGGGGAAGCCAGCCGCCTCAGGCCAGATAGATCCAGTCACAACTGA
- the sppA gene encoding signal peptide peptidase SppA: MIWPWRRKSRRTMARIAIEGAITGSTRRRVLKALKEVQEREFPALLLRIDSPGGTVGDSQEIHAALLRLREKGCHVVASFGNISASGGVYVGVAAETIVSNPGTITGSIGVILRGNNLSKLLDRVGVKFETVKSGAFKDILSPDRALGAEERELLQALIDSSYEQFVAAVAEGRKLDPSRVREFADGRVFSGAQAKDLGLVDELGDEERARVLAAQLADLDEERCRVVTLGKPRKPLLQGLSGSHLLARIQELVTVEMELSGQPLWLFRP; encoded by the coding sequence ATGATCTGGCCCTGGCGCCGCAAGTCCCGGCGAACGATGGCGAGGATCGCCATTGAGGGGGCGATCACTGGCTCCACACGCCGTCGCGTTCTTAAAGCCCTGAAGGAGGTTCAGGAGCGGGAATTCCCTGCACTCTTGCTGCGAATTGATAGTCCTGGAGGGACTGTTGGCGACAGTCAGGAGATTCATGCTGCCTTGCTCAGGCTGCGGGAAAAAGGCTGTCACGTTGTTGCCAGCTTCGGGAATATCTCTGCTTCTGGTGGGGTTTATGTGGGTGTTGCTGCAGAAACGATCGTCTCCAATCCAGGCACGATCACCGGTTCCATCGGTGTGATTCTTCGCGGCAACAACCTGTCCAAATTGCTGGATCGTGTTGGTGTCAAATTTGAAACGGTGAAGAGCGGTGCTTTCAAAGACATCCTTTCTCCGGATCGTGCCCTTGGCGCAGAAGAACGTGAGCTCCTGCAAGCCTTGATTGACAGCAGCTACGAGCAATTTGTGGCGGCCGTCGCCGAAGGACGAAAGCTGGATCCAAGCCGTGTCCGCGAGTTTGCTGACGGTCGGGTGTTCAGCGGTGCGCAGGCCAAAGATCTTGGGCTTGTGGATGAATTGGGGGACGAGGAGCGCGCAAGGGTGCTTGCGGCACAGTTGGCTGATCTGGATGAGGAGCGCTGCCGCGTGGTGACCCTTGGAAAACCCCGCAAGCCCTTGCTGCAAGGGTTGTCAGGGTCCCATTTGCTTGCACGCATACAGGAGCTCGTTACGGTTGAAATGGAGCTCAGCGGTCAACCTTTGTGGTTGTTTCGGCCATGA
- a CDS encoding DMT family transporter: MGSLRRGLLMVLPFALWGTAMTAMAPLVSTGGPILVSCLRLLPAGIVVIAFLPLLGRSLAIDPGDRGWFLLFTLVDALLFQICLARGLEGTGAGLGSVLIDSQPLMVALLARWLFAETINPIGWMGLVLGLMGIVCLGVPQPLLQHWWLLGEGVSFQSGWQAGTGWMLAAAIAMAVGTVLSRFACRNSDPVAVTGWHMLLGGLPLLVWHGLDGAFPLIPPWSALAWTQMAYASLMGSAVAYALFFWFANREDLTGFTTLGFLTPVFALASGGLLLQERLNTLQWLAVVLVLISVVLVSQRKRLWEPVALVNNPQQSDLGA, encoded by the coding sequence ATGGGATCTCTCCGCCGAGGGCTGCTGATGGTCCTTCCGTTCGCCCTCTGGGGAACGGCCATGACAGCCATGGCTCCTCTGGTCAGCACGGGAGGGCCGATTCTGGTCTCCTGCTTGAGGCTGCTGCCGGCTGGAATCGTTGTGATCGCCTTTCTTCCGCTCCTCGGGCGTTCCCTAGCGATTGATCCTGGGGATCGGGGTTGGTTTCTCCTGTTCACCCTGGTTGATGCCCTGCTCTTTCAGATCTGTCTTGCCCGCGGACTCGAAGGCACGGGCGCTGGCCTCGGTTCCGTGCTGATTGATTCTCAGCCCTTGATGGTTGCCCTGCTTGCCCGCTGGCTTTTTGCCGAAACGATCAATCCCATCGGTTGGATGGGCTTGGTTCTCGGCCTGATGGGAATTGTCTGTCTAGGGGTCCCCCAACCGCTACTGCAGCACTGGTGGCTCTTGGGTGAGGGGGTGTCCTTTCAATCCGGTTGGCAGGCTGGAACTGGTTGGATGTTGGCGGCTGCCATTGCGATGGCTGTCGGCACCGTTCTGAGTCGATTCGCCTGCCGAAACAGTGATCCTGTAGCCGTTACGGGATGGCACATGCTGCTGGGGGGACTCCCCTTGCTGGTTTGGCATGGCCTCGACGGAGCGTTCCCCTTAATTCCTCCTTGGTCCGCGTTGGCTTGGACGCAGATGGCCTATGCATCGCTGATGGGGAGTGCCGTGGCCTACGCACTATTTTTCTGGTTCGCCAATCGTGAGGACCTCACAGGGTTCACCACATTGGGATTTCTTACACCCGTGTTTGCGCTGGCGTCTGGGGGCCTGCTGTTGCAAGAACGACTCAACACCCTGCAATGGTTAGCGGTGGTTTTGGTCCTGATTTCAGTCGTGCTGGTGAGCCAACGCAAACGACTCTGGGAGCCGGTTGCTCTCGTGAATAACCCCCAGCAAAGCGATCTCGGCGCATGA
- a CDS encoding glycosyltransferase, with product MSTPPLDLVLVSTPIGHLGSGRGGGVELTLTSLLRGLAARGHRITLVAPEGSVAPDDCPGLLLHTAGGNDQPSWQHAQRAASVQIPCDGVLPHLWDLALSLGEDADAVINFSYDWLPLWLTPHAKSSLFHLVSMGSVSRAMDEVISQLARWDQRRMSFHTQRQASDFSLTSPPSIVGNGFDLTRYQLQLNLHGPLGWAGRIAPEKGLEDAAAVAAALGETLLVWGLVEDAGYAQSVEAAVPPGTLDWRGFQPTHRLQQELGCCRALLNTPKWNEAYGNVVVEAMACGVPVVAYDRGGPGELIQDGVTGWLVPPDDLEALTMASRKVDQIDRQACRRWVEQNASHTVFAQRVEAWIRQGLSAGNGTLAPCR from the coding sequence ATGAGCACCCCTCCCCTTGATTTAGTTCTTGTCAGCACACCCATCGGTCACTTGGGCAGTGGACGCGGCGGCGGTGTGGAACTGACGCTCACCTCGTTGCTGCGCGGTCTTGCCGCAAGGGGGCATCGGATCACCCTGGTCGCCCCGGAGGGGTCGGTTGCACCTGACGACTGCCCTGGACTCCTCCTGCACACCGCAGGGGGCAACGACCAACCCAGCTGGCAACATGCCCAAAGAGCTGCTTCCGTTCAAATTCCATGCGATGGCGTGCTTCCCCATCTATGGGACCTGGCGTTGTCCTTAGGCGAAGACGCCGATGCGGTCATCAACTTCAGCTACGACTGGTTACCGCTCTGGCTCACTCCCCATGCGAAGTCCTCGTTATTTCATCTCGTGAGCATGGGTTCTGTCTCGCGGGCGATGGATGAGGTCATCTCGCAACTCGCCCGCTGGGACCAGAGGCGAATGTCCTTCCATACCCAGCGGCAGGCGAGTGATTTTTCCCTGACCAGTCCACCCTCCATCGTGGGCAATGGCTTTGACCTCACCCGTTACCAGTTGCAGTTGAACCTCCATGGCCCACTGGGTTGGGCCGGTCGCATCGCACCTGAAAAAGGTCTCGAAGATGCCGCAGCTGTTGCCGCAGCTCTTGGAGAAACGCTTCTGGTGTGGGGCTTGGTCGAAGATGCTGGCTATGCGCAATCGGTCGAAGCAGCCGTGCCTCCCGGAACCCTTGATTGGCGTGGTTTTCAGCCAACACACCGCCTTCAGCAGGAGCTTGGATGCTGCCGCGCTCTCCTGAATACGCCCAAGTGGAATGAGGCCTACGGCAACGTGGTGGTTGAGGCCATGGCCTGCGGAGTCCCTGTTGTGGCCTATGACCGCGGCGGTCCTGGCGAGCTGATTCAAGACGGCGTCACGGGATGGTTGGTGCCACCGGATGATCTCGAGGCCCTCACAATGGCCAGCCGCAAGGTCGATCAAATCGATCGACAAGCCTGTCGCCGTTGGGTGGAGCAAAACGCCAGCCACACAGTGTTTGCGCAACGCGTAGAGGCTTGGATCAGGCAGGGCCTCTCTGCAGGAAATGGCACGCTCGCCCCATGTCGATAA
- a CDS encoding glycosyltransferase family 39 protein, which translates to MSIINATTDARISPRQRSRGLLLILALGLALGCWQLGATGLVDETPPLFAAAGRAMARTGDWLTPRVNGLPRFDKPPLVYWLMGLGYSLPANELWDPLGTWAGRLPSALASVATMLMLGDTLMVHPSAEDSHPRRTAVAAALAFALSPLVQLWSRTAVSDALLSGTLALSLLCQWRCYASGHSRRWWIAWVLLATAVLTKGPVAVVLSGMTLALFALMRRDLKGLWRCIKPIRGLAITALISLPWYVAELLVEGQPFWDSFFGYHNLQRFTSVVNSHLQPWWFFGVILVVASLPFTPLLLLGLAQTLHPSNLKRAFSSSQPTATLSLQSFASCWLLSILLLFTTAATKLPSYWLPATPAAAILIALAARSSGQQIRRPLDWAWGATILLTFVLAVGFWSSSIWVPLIDDPEMPTLPAELLASRLVLRTAVCFSVAFVLGLWMIRRKASGRLLAVQGPLVVFQLIALIPMIGLGDRVRQLPIRDVAATVLHHQRPDEPIAMVGVMKPSLHFYTDQVVVYEGTSTNAFINLADRFSKEKRQGWQGVPISKKGSSPSALIVIDSQTMKKKHWRGLNPEPLGQFGIYQVLRFDRRTLDKRALKLHAKGTHPTWEQPRPERY; encoded by the coding sequence ATGTCGATAATCAACGCCACTACCGACGCACGGATCTCGCCACGACAGCGCAGCCGAGGGCTGCTGCTGATCTTGGCGCTTGGCCTTGCCTTGGGCTGTTGGCAACTGGGGGCCACCGGTCTTGTCGATGAGACCCCGCCGCTGTTTGCAGCCGCGGGTCGTGCCATGGCACGCACGGGGGACTGGTTAACGCCTCGGGTCAATGGATTACCCCGATTCGACAAACCGCCCCTGGTGTATTGGCTCATGGGTCTGGGGTACTCGCTCCCCGCCAATGAGCTCTGGGATCCACTCGGCACCTGGGCCGGCAGGCTTCCCTCTGCCCTCGCGAGTGTGGCCACCATGCTGATGCTTGGGGACACCTTGATGGTGCACCCAAGTGCAGAGGACAGCCATCCACGCCGCACTGCGGTTGCAGCAGCACTGGCCTTTGCGCTCTCTCCCTTGGTGCAGCTATGGAGTCGTACCGCCGTCAGTGATGCCCTACTCAGCGGCACCCTCGCCCTCAGCCTGCTTTGCCAGTGGCGTTGTTACGCCAGTGGCCACTCGCGGCGATGGTGGATTGCCTGGGTTCTGCTCGCCACAGCCGTTCTCACAAAAGGGCCTGTCGCCGTCGTCCTCAGTGGCATGACCCTGGCACTTTTTGCGCTGATGCGCCGAGACCTCAAGGGCCTATGGCGCTGCATCAAACCGATCCGCGGCCTCGCGATCACCGCGTTGATCAGCCTCCCTTGGTACGTCGCAGAACTGCTGGTCGAAGGCCAACCTTTTTGGGACAGTTTTTTTGGCTATCACAACCTTCAACGCTTCACGTCAGTCGTGAATAGCCACCTTCAACCCTGGTGGTTCTTTGGGGTGATTTTGGTTGTGGCATCCCTGCCCTTCACCCCCCTGTTGCTGCTTGGGCTGGCGCAAACCCTGCATCCTTCCAATCTCAAGCGGGCGTTTTCATCCAGCCAACCCACCGCAACACTGTCTCTGCAGAGTTTTGCCAGCTGCTGGCTTCTCTCCATCCTTCTGCTGTTCACCACAGCGGCAACGAAGCTGCCGAGCTACTGGTTACCGGCCACACCGGCTGCTGCCATTCTCATCGCCCTCGCAGCAAGGTCCTCGGGACAACAAATCCGCCGCCCTTTGGATTGGGCCTGGGGCGCCACCATCTTGCTCACGTTTGTTTTGGCGGTGGGGTTCTGGAGTTCCTCGATCTGGGTTCCCCTCATCGATGATCCCGAGATGCCCACGCTGCCTGCCGAACTGCTCGCAAGCCGCTTGGTGCTCAGGACAGCGGTGTGCTTCTCGGTCGCTTTCGTTTTGGGGCTCTGGATGATCAGGCGGAAGGCCTCCGGTCGCCTCCTTGCCGTTCAGGGACCGCTGGTGGTGTTCCAGCTCATTGCCCTCATCCCCATGATTGGCTTAGGCGATCGCGTGCGTCAGCTTCCAATCCGTGATGTAGCCGCAACTGTGTTGCACCATCAACGACCTGATGAACCCATCGCGATGGTTGGGGTGATGAAACCGTCTTTGCACTTCTACACAGATCAGGTTGTGGTTTACGAAGGAACATCTACAAACGCCTTCATCAACCTTGCAGATCGCTTCAGCAAGGAGAAAAGACAGGGATGGCAAGGGGTCCCAATCAGCAAGAAAGGAAGTTCGCCGTCGGCACTAATTGTTATCGATTCACAAACAATGAAAAAGAAACATTGGAGGGGCCTCAATCCAGAGCCCCTCGGACAATTTGGAATTTATCAAGTTCTTCGATTCGACAGGAGGACATTGGATAAAAGAGCTTTAAAGCTCCATGCCAAAGGGACTCATCCAACATGGGAACAGCCTCGTCCTGAACGTTACTGA
- a CDS encoding DUF721 domain-containing protein, protein MGRAPRSQRRRFGRGEVLVPPPPPPVQPLVECLDSLRSTWRREGSLAALWQDWPQLAGRPLADHCRPLNLSHGVLTVGARHPQWRQALQYSKPQLLAAVRSAGHAVRDLRIQQHHPSPAADLESEESVWARHPSRIDVHGMDSCPCCQSPAPAGEMALWGHCGFCRRLKLSESLVSGQ, encoded by the coding sequence ATGGGACGAGCACCTCGATCCCAACGGCGCCGATTTGGTCGGGGAGAGGTGTTGGTGCCGCCGCCACCGCCGCCGGTTCAGCCCCTTGTGGAGTGCCTCGACTCTCTACGCAGCACCTGGAGACGGGAGGGGTCGCTGGCCGCGCTTTGGCAGGACTGGCCCCAATTGGCGGGGCGTCCCCTGGCCGATCACTGCAGGCCTTTGAATTTGAGCCATGGGGTTCTCACGGTGGGAGCTCGCCACCCGCAATGGCGGCAGGCTCTGCAGTACAGCAAGCCTCAACTTTTGGCGGCCGTGCGCAGTGCTGGCCATGCCGTGCGTGATCTGAGGATCCAGCAACACCATCCCTCTCCTGCGGCAGATTTAGAGAGCGAGGAGAGTGTTTGGGCTCGCCATCCAAGTCGGATTGATGTGCATGGAATGGATTCATGCCCTTGCTGCCAAAGCCCAGCCCCTGCAGGAGAGATGGCGCTCTGGGGTCACTGCGGATTTTGTCGACGATTGAAGTTGTCAGAGTCGCTCGTCAGCGGTCAGTAA
- a CDS encoding PspA/IM30 family protein, with amino-acid sequence MGFFDRLSRLLRANLNDLVSKAEDPVKILDQAVSDMQDDLVKLRQAVAMAIASQKRLKNQAEQAESQARTWYERAELALKKNEDDLAREALTRRKTFQETATSLGSQVQAQGAQVETLKKSLVALEGKIAEARTKKDMLKARAQAAQAQQQLQSAVGSMGTNSAMAAFERMEDKVQSLEASSQAAAELAGADLDSQFAALEGGDDVDDELAALRKQVEGGAEAAALPAADSEVKPVKVEEVDADLEELRRSIDKL; translated from the coding sequence ATGGGTTTCTTCGACCGGCTTAGCCGTCTGCTGCGCGCCAACCTCAATGATCTCGTTAGCAAAGCGGAGGATCCCGTCAAGATCCTCGATCAAGCCGTCTCCGACATGCAAGACGACCTGGTCAAGCTCCGACAGGCTGTTGCCATGGCGATCGCCAGTCAAAAGCGGCTCAAAAACCAAGCAGAGCAGGCCGAGTCTCAAGCCCGTACCTGGTATGAGCGCGCCGAACTTGCCCTCAAGAAAAACGAGGATGACCTGGCGCGCGAAGCCCTGACACGTCGCAAAACCTTCCAAGAAACGGCCACATCTCTTGGCAGCCAAGTGCAGGCCCAAGGGGCTCAAGTGGAAACCCTCAAAAAAAGCTTGGTCGCTCTAGAGGGAAAGATTGCCGAGGCTCGAACCAAGAAAGACATGCTCAAAGCCCGGGCTCAAGCCGCCCAGGCCCAACAGCAGCTCCAGAGCGCTGTTGGCAGCATGGGAACGAATTCAGCCATGGCGGCCTTCGAGCGCATGGAAGACAAGGTTCAATCTCTGGAAGCCAGCAGCCAAGCGGCCGCTGAACTCGCCGGCGCGGACCTTGATAGCCAGTTCGCGGCGCTTGAAGGTGGCGACGATGTGGACGACGAACTTGCCGCTCTGAGAAAGCAGGTGGAGGGAGGCGCAGAGGCTGCCGCTCTGCCCGCAGCCGACTCAGAGGTGAAACCCGTGAAGGTGGAAGAGGTGGATGCCGATCTGGAGGAGCTGCGGCGATCTATCGACAAACTGTGA
- the trxA gene encoding thioredoxin: MSSAVSDFTDAAFEQEVLAASTTVLVDFWAPWCGPCRLMAPLMDWAAETYAERLLVGKLEVDGNPITRDGFKVQGIPTLILFRNGQEIARHEGAIARPQLQAFLDAHL; encoded by the coding sequence GTGTCTTCAGCTGTTTCCGACTTCACAGATGCAGCGTTCGAGCAGGAGGTGTTGGCTGCATCCACGACCGTTTTGGTTGACTTCTGGGCCCCATGGTGTGGCCCCTGCCGGTTGATGGCACCGTTGATGGACTGGGCTGCTGAGACCTACGCCGAACGCCTTTTGGTTGGAAAACTAGAAGTGGATGGCAATCCGATCACCCGCGATGGCTTCAAGGTTCAAGGCATTCCAACCCTGATCCTGTTCCGCAACGGCCAGGAGATCGCGCGACACGAAGGGGCCATTGCCCGTCCTCAGCTGCAAGCCTTCCTGGATGCTCACCTCTAA